A region of bacterium DNA encodes the following proteins:
- a CDS encoding LEA type 2 family protein, whose translation MKKMMWMGLALVMVVSGCAHLQSLIEPPQVRVLSVKPVFITPQNIGFRAKISVTNRVPIRIPLKKLEFTVGVNGRHFTSGAVETIEAVGGSAAQVVEVPFQINFSDLTALVVQVQKAEKMHLEFNGRLHLGGQFSFPAVPFSFKVVLPIPRLPSVTFGGFKLMHQEKNVGLKIRVKNPNTFPLAMSKIGVQATIAGQSYTLAALKDKPVIAANAEGEIWLKIGDSVGKTLSLFTQMLLNRNPQVSFSGELESETPFGKLAIPIGISSR comes from the coding sequence ATGAAAAAGATGATGTGGATGGGATTGGCGCTGGTGATGGTTGTTTCGGGGTGTGCACATTTGCAATCCTTGATTGAACCACCTCAGGTGCGTGTGCTGTCTGTAAAACCGGTTTTTATAACACCACAAAATATTGGGTTTCGTGCAAAAATCAGTGTGACCAACCGTGTCCCGATTCGTATTCCTTTGAAAAAACTTGAATTTACAGTGGGGGTGAATGGCAGGCACTTTACTTCGGGTGCCGTGGAAACAATCGAAGCGGTCGGGGGAAGTGCTGCGCAGGTGGTTGAGGTTCCTTTTCAAATTAATTTTTCTGATTTAACCGCATTGGTTGTGCAGGTGCAAAAAGCGGAAAAAATGCATTTGGAGTTTAACGGCCGGCTTCATTTGGGAGGTCAGTTTTCTTTTCCGGCGGTGCCGTTTTCTTTTAAGGTGGTCCTGCCAATACCCCGGCTGCCGAGTGTGACTTTTGGCGGGTTTAAATTAATGCATCAGGAAAAAAATGTTGGCTTGAAAATCAGGGTGAAAAATCCCAACACCTTTCCGCTGGCCATGAGCAAGATTGGTGTGCAAGCTACGATTGCCGGTCAGTCCTATACGTTGGCGGCATTAAAAGATAAGCCAGTGATTGCGGCCAATGCCGAAGGGGAGATTTGGTTGAAAATTGGGGATTCTGTAGGAAAGACGCTAAGTTTGTTCACTCAAATGCTGCTTAATCGTAATCCGCAGGTGTCTTTTTCAGGTGA